The following coding sequences are from one Streptomyces dengpaensis window:
- a CDS encoding UPF0182 family protein, which yields MPDRGGGPTGPRIRVGRPSRRVRTLLMTLGVLAVLAMVFVMFAGFWTDWLWYRSVHYSSVFTTTLWTKIGLFFVFGLLMAAAVGFNIWLAHRLRPPLSAMSMEQQSLDRYRMSIAPYKRWLLLGITALVGLIAGASASGQWRTWLMWVNGVPFNQKDPEFHLDVSFYAFDLPWYRFLLGFGFAAAVLSLIAAALTHYLYGGLRITSPGARATAAATGHLSVLLGIFVALKAVAYWLDRYGLAVKSSDFKATGNWTGLRYVDANAYLPAKTILFCIAVICALLFFATLWRRTWQLPVIGFGLMVLSAILIGGLYPAIVQKFQVQPNEQAKEAPYVEKNLKATREAYGIDGTDVTDYPGSSNTKDKTKLRDDADTAASIRLMDPNVASPTFQQLQQVRNYYGFPLNLDVDRYTKDGKAQDTVIGLRELNLQGIPKNNWINDHFRYTHGYGAVAAKGTTADDEGRPVFTEYDLPSRGDLGTYQQQIYYGEKTSQYSIVGGPQKEIDYSDDSGEKTTSYKGKSGVNLANPLNRAAYAVAFSEPQILYSGAIGDGSRILYNRTPKERVEAVAPWLTIDGDAYPAVVNKKIQWVVDAYTTTNGYPYASRTTLGDTTADSLTAANNQRAVVAQQNQVNYIRNSVKATVDAYTGEVKLYQWDTEDPVLKTWMKAFPNTVEPKRSISPELMDHLRYPQDLFKVQRELLTRYHVKDAETFLSGSEVWQVPDDPTNKSGSAVPPYYLSMKLPGETSQAFSLTTTLTPNGRDNLSAFVSVNAEAGTSEYGKISILKLPTGKTVDGPKRVQSQFNSEPAIAESIRLLRGGDSEVEYGNLLTVPLDGGLLYVEPVYVRGGDLKYPLLRKVLVTYGGSTAFENTLGEALNKVFGADGTTAPPPEEGTTKPPTSSNPTVQEALDDAQKAFEAGQKALKEYDWEAYGQAQKDLEDALKRAEDAQAEADRTGNSASKNPDKSSGQSSDKGSDRTSAQSSEPSGSPSPGSG from the coding sequence ATGCCGGACCGCGGCGGAGGCCCGACAGGGCCACGGATCAGAGTGGGCCGACCGTCCCGGCGTGTCCGGACCCTGCTCATGACGCTGGGCGTGCTGGCCGTGCTGGCCATGGTCTTCGTCATGTTCGCGGGGTTCTGGACGGACTGGCTCTGGTACCGGTCGGTTCACTACTCGTCCGTCTTCACGACGACCCTGTGGACCAAGATCGGTCTCTTCTTCGTCTTCGGTCTGCTGATGGCGGCCGCGGTCGGCTTCAACATCTGGCTGGCGCACCGGCTGCGCCCGCCGCTGAGTGCCATGTCGATGGAGCAGCAGAGCCTCGACCGGTACCGGATGAGCATCGCGCCCTACAAGAGGTGGCTGCTGCTCGGCATCACGGCCCTGGTCGGGCTGATCGCCGGCGCGTCCGCCTCGGGCCAGTGGCGTACGTGGCTGATGTGGGTGAACGGGGTGCCCTTCAACCAGAAGGACCCCGAGTTCCACCTCGACGTCTCCTTCTACGCCTTCGACCTGCCCTGGTACCGCTTCCTGCTCGGCTTCGGCTTCGCGGCCGCCGTGCTCTCGCTGATCGCCGCGGCGCTCACGCACTACCTGTACGGGGGACTGCGGATCACCAGCCCGGGGGCGCGCGCCACGGCCGCCGCCACCGGCCATCTCTCCGTGCTGCTCGGCATCTTCGTCGCGCTGAAGGCGGTGGCCTACTGGCTCGACCGGTACGGGCTCGCGGTGAAGTCCAGTGACTTCAAGGCGACGGGCAACTGGACGGGCCTCAGGTACGTCGACGCGAACGCGTATCTGCCCGCCAAGACGATCCTGTTCTGCATCGCGGTCATCTGCGCGCTGCTCTTCTTCGCCACCCTGTGGCGGCGCACCTGGCAGCTGCCCGTCATCGGCTTCGGCCTGATGGTGCTCTCCGCGATCCTCATCGGCGGCCTGTACCCGGCGATCGTCCAGAAGTTCCAGGTCCAGCCGAACGAGCAGGCCAAGGAAGCGCCGTACGTCGAGAAGAACCTGAAGGCGACCCGTGAGGCATACGGGATCGACGGCACCGACGTCACGGACTACCCGGGCTCGAGCAACACCAAGGACAAGACCAAGCTGCGCGACGACGCCGATACCGCCGCGAGCATCCGGTTGATGGACCCGAACGTCGCGTCGCCGACCTTCCAGCAGCTCCAGCAGGTGCGGAACTACTACGGCTTCCCGCTGAACCTGGACGTCGACCGCTACACCAAGGACGGCAAGGCCCAGGACACGGTCATCGGTCTGCGCGAGCTGAACCTCCAGGGCATTCCGAAGAACAACTGGATCAACGACCACTTCCGCTACACCCACGGATACGGCGCCGTCGCGGCCAAGGGCACCACGGCCGACGACGAGGGCCGCCCGGTCTTCACCGAGTACGACCTGCCGTCCAGGGGCGACCTGGGCACGTATCAGCAGCAGATCTACTACGGCGAGAAGACCAGCCAGTACTCGATCGTCGGCGGTCCCCAGAAGGAGATCGACTACTCCGACGACAGCGGTGAGAAGACCACCAGCTACAAGGGCAAGAGCGGGGTCAACCTCGCCAACCCGCTCAACCGGGCCGCGTACGCGGTGGCGTTCAGCGAGCCGCAGATCCTGTACTCGGGTGCGATCGGTGACGGTTCGCGGATCCTCTACAACCGCACTCCCAAGGAGCGCGTCGAGGCGGTGGCTCCCTGGCTGACCATCGACGGTGACGCCTATCCGGCGGTCGTCAACAAGAAGATCCAGTGGGTCGTCGACGCGTACACGACCACCAACGGCTATCCGTACGCCTCCCGTACGACCCTCGGTGACACGACGGCGGACTCGCTGACGGCGGCCAACAACCAGCGCGCGGTGGTGGCCCAGCAGAACCAGGTCAACTACATCCGCAACTCGGTGAAGGCGACCGTCGACGCGTACACCGGTGAGGTCAAGCTCTACCAGTGGGACACCGAGGACCCGGTACTGAAGACCTGGATGAAGGCGTTCCCGAACACGGTGGAGCCCAAGCGCTCGATCTCCCCGGAGCTGATGGATCATCTCCGGTACCCGCAGGACCTGTTCAAGGTCCAGCGCGAGCTGCTGACCCGCTACCACGTGAAGGACGCGGAGACGTTCCTCAGCGGCAGCGAGGTGTGGCAGGTCCCGGACGACCCGACCAACAAGTCGGGCAGCGCGGTGCCGCCGTACTACCTGAGCATGAAGCTGCCCGGCGAGACGTCGCAGGCGTTCTCGCTGACGACGACGCTGACGCCGAACGGCCGTGACAACCTGAGCGCCTTCGTGTCCGTCAACGCCGAAGCGGGCACGAGCGAATACGGCAAGATCAGCATCCTGAAACTGCCGACGGGCAAAACCGTCGACGGACCGAAGCGGGTGCAGAGCCAGTTCAACTCCGAGCCGGCCATCGCCGAGTCCATCAGGCTCCTGAGAGGCGGCGACTCGGAAGTCGAGTACGGCAACCTGCTGACGGTTCCGCTCGACGGAGGACTGCTGTACGTGGAGCCCGTCTACGTACGCGGTGGTGACCTCAAGTACCCGCTGCTGCGCAAGGTGTTGGTGACCTACGGAGGCAGCACCGCCTTCGAGAACACCCTCGGTGAGGCGCTCAACAAGGTCTTCGGAGCTGACGGTACGACCGCTCCGCCGCCCGAGGAGGGCACCACCAAGCCGCCCACGTCGAGCAACCCGACGGTCCAAGAGGCGCTCGACGACGCCCAGAAGGCCTTCGAAGCAGGCCAGAAAGCCTTGAAGGAGTACGACTGGGAGGCATACGGGCAGGCGCAGAAGGATCTTGAGGACGCGCTGAAGCGGGCCGAGGACGCGCAGGCCGAGGCGGACAGGACCGGCAACAGCGCCAGCAAGAACCCCGACAAGAGCAGCGGCCAAAGCAGCGACAAGGGCAGCGACCGGACCAGCGCCCAAAGCAGCGAGCCGAGCGGCAGCCCGAGCCCCGGCAGCGGTTGA
- a CDS encoding PPA1309 family protein produces MSNTPMAANPLTRAVLEIDEYASGLGWDQPARLFALVDTARLRTQEPGLAAQLGLENEQETTGLTPIEQDEIPADKPLDEFLGTIAWPDAVVGCALTVERLMLPPSAEASVPQGLSGKKLTKWVAEHPDRQEVRMTVGVLRDGTRDSALRLREKDAPTEVLTGSDLVPGLAEALSATFAE; encoded by the coding sequence ATGTCCAACACTCCCATGGCAGCGAACCCGCTCACCCGGGCCGTACTCGAGATCGACGAGTACGCCTCCGGCCTGGGCTGGGACCAGCCCGCTCGCCTTTTCGCCCTCGTAGACACCGCGCGACTGCGGACCCAGGAACCCGGCCTCGCGGCCCAGCTCGGCCTGGAGAACGAGCAGGAGACCACCGGTCTCACCCCCATCGAGCAGGACGAGATCCCTGCCGACAAGCCGCTGGACGAGTTCCTCGGCACCATCGCCTGGCCGGACGCCGTGGTCGGCTGCGCGCTCACCGTGGAGCGGCTGATGCTGCCGCCGTCCGCGGAGGCCTCCGTCCCGCAGGGCCTGAGCGGGAAGAAACTCACGAAGTGGGTCGCCGAGCACCCGGACCGTCAGGAGGTACGCATGACGGTCGGCGTCCTGCGCGACGGCACCCGCGACTCGGCGCTCCGCCTGCGCGAGAAGGATGCGCCGACGGAGGTGCTCACGGGGTCGGACCTGGTGCCGGGCCTCGCGGAGGCGCTGTCGGCGACGTTCGCGGAGTAG
- a CDS encoding PDZ domain-containing protein yields the protein MPRRTATMLASTLILIALLCAGVFIKVPYSEMSPGPTVNTLGEHDGEPVLQISGRKTYPTTGHLNMTTVRVTSADYNMNLVEAVYGWLAHDNRVVPHDTLYPDGKTEEQSTQENAEEFSQSQESAKVAALKELDIPVKSWVIVSTVLKGSPAEGRLHAGDVIKAVDGTTVKAPDDVAKLVTEHKPGDKVVFTIVPAKEQAAAEKENKTATVTKDVTITTAKSDDGGTDRAIVGISAGTDHTFPFTIDIKLADVGGPSAGLMFALGIVDKLTPGNLTGGTFVAGTGTIDDNGKVGPIGGIAMKTVGAREKGAQYFLTPKDNCAAAAMDTPEGLTLVKVDTIDDAMSALKDINSGRTADLPECTTK from the coding sequence ATGCCACGCCGCACCGCGACGATGCTCGCCTCCACTCTGATCCTGATCGCGCTCCTGTGCGCGGGAGTGTTCATCAAAGTGCCGTACTCGGAGATGTCACCGGGCCCCACGGTGAACACGCTGGGCGAGCACGACGGCGAGCCGGTGCTGCAGATCTCCGGGCGCAAGACGTATCCGACCACCGGGCACCTGAACATGACCACGGTGCGCGTCACCAGCGCCGACTACAACATGAACCTCGTCGAGGCCGTGTACGGGTGGCTCGCGCATGACAACAGGGTCGTGCCGCACGACACCCTCTACCCGGACGGCAAGACCGAGGAGCAGTCGACGCAGGAGAACGCCGAGGAGTTCAGCCAGTCCCAGGAGAGCGCCAAGGTGGCGGCTCTGAAGGAGCTGGACATCCCGGTGAAGTCCTGGGTGATCGTCTCCACCGTGCTCAAGGGCTCCCCGGCCGAAGGCAGGCTGCACGCCGGGGACGTCATCAAGGCCGTCGACGGTACGACGGTGAAGGCACCCGACGACGTCGCGAAGCTCGTCACCGAGCACAAGCCGGGCGACAAGGTCGTCTTCACGATCGTTCCCGCCAAGGAGCAGGCCGCCGCCGAGAAGGAGAACAAGACGGCGACCGTGACCAAGGACGTGACGATCACCACGGCCAAGTCCGACGACGGCGGAACGGACCGGGCGATCGTCGGGATCTCGGCCGGGACCGACCACACGTTCCCGTTCACCATCGACATCAAGCTCGCCGACGTCGGCGGACCGAGCGCGGGCCTGATGTTCGCGCTCGGCATCGTGGACAAGCTCACCCCGGGCAACCTCACCGGCGGCACGTTCGTGGCGGGCACCGGCACCATCGACGACAACGGCAAGGTCGGCCCGATCGGCGGCATCGCGATGAAGACGGTCGGCGCGCGCGAGAAGGGCGCCCAGTACTTCCTGACGCCCAAGGACAACTGCGCGGCCGCCGCGATGGACACCCCCGAGGGGCTCACGCTCGTCAAGGTCGACACCATCGACGACGCGATGAGCGCCCTCAAGGACATCAACTCCGGCAGGACGGCCGACCTGCCGGAGTGCACCACCAAGTAG